Proteins from one Dromiciops gliroides isolate mDroGli1 chromosome 6, mDroGli1.pri, whole genome shotgun sequence genomic window:
- the IMMP1L gene encoding mitochondrial inner membrane protease subunit 1 isoform X2, with translation MLRSILGKTFRLLGYTLQYGCIAHCAFEYVGGVVMCSGPSMEPTIQNSDIVFAENLSRHFYAIQRGDIIIAKSPSDPKSNICKRVIGLEGDKVFTHSPSDYLKSHSYVPRGHVWLEGDNLQNSTDSRYYGPIPYGLIRGRICLKIWPLNDFGFLRDSPNGHRFSDE, from the exons ATGCTTCGAAGTATTCTGGGGAAAACCTTTCGACTTCTTGGCTATACTCTTCAGTATGGCTGTATAGCTCATTGTGCCTTTGAATACGTTGGTGGTGTTGTCATG tGTTCTGGACCATCGATGGAACCTACAATTCAGAATTCTGACATTGTCTTCGCAGAAAATCTTAGCCGACATTTTTATGCTATTCAAAG AGGTGACATTATAATTGCCAAAAGTCCAAGTGACCCtaaatcaaatatttgtaaaagagtaATTGGTTTGGAAGGAGATAAAGTTTTCACGCACAGCCCGTCAGATTACCTTAAAAGCCATAGTTAT GTACCAAGAGGTCATGTTTGGCTGGAGGGGGATAATCTCCAGAATTCTACAGATTCCAGGTACTATGGACCTATTCCATACGGACTAATCAGAGGACGTATTTGCTTAAAG atttggccTCTGAATGACTTTGGATTTCTTCGTGACAGCCCCAATGGCCACAGATTTTCTGATGAGTAG
- the IMMP1L gene encoding mitochondrial inner membrane protease subunit 1 isoform X3 — protein MSYRAAFRGRKCSGPSMEPTIQNSDIVFAENLSRHFYAIQRGDIIIAKSPSDPKSNICKRVIGLEGDKVFTHSPSDYLKSHSYEFGLLSPELNWGLFKNKLPGMSTLSHVTSCTRGTLQSSARSRYQEVMFGWRGIISRILQIPGTMDLFHTD, from the exons tGTTCTGGACCATCGATGGAACCTACAATTCAGAATTCTGACATTGTCTTCGCAGAAAATCTTAGCCGACATTTTTATGCTATTCAAAG AGGTGACATTATAATTGCCAAAAGTCCAAGTGACCCtaaatcaaatatttgtaaaagagtaATTGGTTTGGAAGGAGATAAAGTTTTCACGCACAGCCCGTCAGATTACCTTAAAAGCCATAGTTAT GAGTTCGGTCTATTGAGCCCTGAGCTGAATTGGGGATTATTTAAGAACAAACTTCCTGGCATGAGTACTTTGTCTCACGTGACTTCCTGTACCAGAGGAACTCTCCAGTCTTCAGCTAGAAGTCG GTACCAAGAGGTCATGTTTGGCTGGAGGGGGATAATCTCCAGAATTCTACAGATTCCAGGTACTATGGACCTATTCCATACGGACTAA
- the IMMP1L gene encoding mitochondrial inner membrane protease subunit 1 isoform X1: MLRSILGKTFRLLGYTLQYGCIAHCAFEYVGGVVMCSGPSMEPTIQNSDIVFAENLSRHFYAIQRGDIIIAKSPSDPKSNICKRVIGLEGDKVFTHSPSDYLKSHSYEFGLLSPELNWGLFKNKLPGMSTLSHVTSCTRGTLQSSARSRYQEVMFGWRGIISRILQIPGTMDLFHTD; the protein is encoded by the exons ATGCTTCGAAGTATTCTGGGGAAAACCTTTCGACTTCTTGGCTATACTCTTCAGTATGGCTGTATAGCTCATTGTGCCTTTGAATACGTTGGTGGTGTTGTCATG tGTTCTGGACCATCGATGGAACCTACAATTCAGAATTCTGACATTGTCTTCGCAGAAAATCTTAGCCGACATTTTTATGCTATTCAAAG AGGTGACATTATAATTGCCAAAAGTCCAAGTGACCCtaaatcaaatatttgtaaaagagtaATTGGTTTGGAAGGAGATAAAGTTTTCACGCACAGCCCGTCAGATTACCTTAAAAGCCATAGTTAT GAGTTCGGTCTATTGAGCCCTGAGCTGAATTGGGGATTATTTAAGAACAAACTTCCTGGCATGAGTACTTTGTCTCACGTGACTTCCTGTACCAGAGGAACTCTCCAGTCTTCAGCTAGAAGTCG GTACCAAGAGGTCATGTTTGGCTGGAGGGGGATAATCTCCAGAATTCTACAGATTCCAGGTACTATGGACCTATTCCATACGGACTAA